A single window of Priestia filamentosa DNA harbors:
- a CDS encoding ABC transporter permease, whose product MNFKDQVSFIKRNMKKNRLRVFMTVLATAMSCAFLVVLASIGFGMQKTVTDEILSQQIVTKIPIYGSDKDTKDLSGDLKKDLKDNENVKAIVEHKTVNEPIQTMLGERSNENSSLIFTDMKQETNAGMNLSKGRMPTSSHEIVVGYNFASQLWSKKEQEKFEQELKKSEQNANHDIKPPKGFQGNILNKSITLKVSNTDEETGKVKKEKSYTFKIVGITKENSNDWVIDSNIFISNAFLSDFSNILGVEEDSFSTDLAVFADKFEHVERLTKVLLDKGYQANSVTQQLDNINKFFTAFKIGLVFVGTIAVIISAIGIFNTMTMAVTERTQEIGIMKAIGAQPKVIQKIFLMESAFIGVLGSIIGIIVSYIVSFGANAILPMILTSVLSEGTDDSFHVTYSYIPLSLIIIAVVISAGVAVLSGLRPARKATKTNVLSALRREI is encoded by the coding sequence ATGAATTTTAAAGATCAAGTTAGTTTTATTAAACGGAATATGAAGAAAAACCGTCTCCGCGTCTTTATGACCGTTCTGGCAACAGCTATGTCGTGTGCATTTCTTGTTGTGCTTGCTTCAATTGGTTTTGGAATGCAAAAGACAGTTACAGACGAAATACTCTCACAGCAGATTGTCACAAAGATTCCTATTTACGGTAGCGACAAGGATACTAAAGATTTAAGTGGTGACTTAAAAAAAGACTTAAAAGACAACGAAAATGTCAAAGCTATTGTTGAACATAAAACAGTTAACGAACCTATTCAAACAATGCTCGGGGAACGATCTAACGAGAATTCTTCTCTCATTTTTACAGATATGAAACAAGAAACAAACGCAGGAATGAATCTTTCAAAAGGAAGGATGCCAACTTCGTCACATGAAATTGTTGTTGGCTATAATTTTGCAAGTCAGCTTTGGTCTAAGAAAGAACAGGAAAAGTTTGAACAAGAACTTAAAAAATCTGAACAAAATGCAAACCATGATATAAAACCGCCTAAAGGCTTTCAAGGTAATATTTTAAATAAAAGCATTACTCTAAAGGTGTCTAATACAGACGAAGAGACTGGGAAAGTAAAGAAGGAGAAATCCTATACTTTTAAAATTGTAGGCATTACAAAAGAAAACTCAAACGATTGGGTTATTGATTCAAATATCTTTATTAGTAATGCATTTCTAAGTGATTTCTCAAACATTCTTGGAGTTGAAGAGGACAGCTTTTCAACAGACTTAGCTGTTTTTGCAGATAAATTTGAGCATGTAGAGCGATTAACAAAAGTGCTGTTAGATAAAGGTTATCAAGCAAACTCTGTGACACAGCAGCTTGATAATATTAATAAGTTTTTTACAGCTTTCAAAATTGGACTAGTATTTGTTGGAACTATCGCTGTAATTATTTCAGCTATCGGTATTTTTAATACAATGACAATGGCTGTCACAGAACGAACTCAAGAAATTGGGATTATGAAAGCGATTGGGGCACAACCAAAAGTTATTCAAAAAATCTTTTTAATGGAAAGTGCCTTTATTGGAGTTTTAGGGTCTATTATTGGGATTATTGTGTCCTATATTGTAAGCTTTGGGGCAAATGCTATTCTACCAATGATTCTTACTTCTGTATTAAGTGAAGGAACGGACGATTCATTCCATGTTACTTATTCTTATATTCCGCTTTCACTCATTATTATTGCCGTAGTTATTAGCGCTGGCGTTGCGGTTCTTTCAGGATTAAGACCCGCTCGTAAAGCAACAAAAACAAATGTCCTTTCTGCTCTAAGAAGAGAGATATAA
- the ytkD gene encoding RNA deprotection pyrophosphohydrolase, which yields MYTFKDSYQNQVFLSFNKHAFSKNPKHVWVVCRFEGQWLLTDHSTRGMEFPGGKVEQGETPAEAARREVMEETGGVVTGLHYLGQYKVCSRQRIIIKNIYFASIPEIKKRDDYLETKGPVLVRELPKDIKNHEEYSFIMKDDVLQHVLTEMRRQGILPQKGTSS from the coding sequence ATGTACACGTTTAAAGATAGCTACCAGAATCAAGTTTTTTTGTCTTTTAATAAACATGCTTTTTCTAAAAACCCAAAACATGTCTGGGTTGTGTGTCGTTTCGAAGGCCAATGGCTCTTAACAGATCATTCAACACGTGGAATGGAGTTTCCAGGTGGAAAAGTAGAGCAAGGAGAGACACCTGCAGAAGCTGCTAGACGAGAGGTAATGGAGGAAACAGGTGGAGTTGTTACAGGTTTACACTATTTAGGGCAGTATAAAGTATGTAGCCGCCAACGAATTATTATCAAAAACATTTACTTTGCTTCTATTCCAGAGATTAAAAAAAGAGATGATTACCTAGAAACTAAAGGACCTGTTTTAGTAAGAGAATTACCAAAAGATATTAAAAATCATGAAGAATACAGTTTTATTATGAAAGATGACGTTCTTCAGCACGTGTTAACTGAAATGCGACGTCAGGGAATATTACCTCAAAAAGGAACATCTTCATAA
- a CDS encoding phage holin family protein: MFKQSFLLGIASIGSFTGLLFGEWNYLLTILLACVILDYITGLLSAIVHKKFNSRIGYRGIAQKILIFILVAVANFMDVLLWDENFIRNTTILFYTLNEIISITDNAKRAGLPVPQIIINAIQALQNRFKK; the protein is encoded by the coding sequence GTGTTTAAACAGTCTTTCTTGCTCGGCATTGCTAGCATCGGATCTTTTACTGGACTGCTGTTCGGCGAATGGAATTATTTACTAACTATTCTTTTGGCATGCGTTATTCTCGATTATATAACTGGCTTGCTATCAGCTATTGTGCACAAGAAATTCAATAGCCGTATCGGTTATAGAGGAATTGCTCAAAAGATTTTAATTTTTATTTTAGTTGCTGTAGCAAACTTTATGGATGTTCTACTCTGGGATGAGAATTTCATCCGCAATACAACAATCCTATTTTATACGCTTAACGAAATCATTTCTATCACTGATAACGCAAAAAGGGCAGGACTACCTGTACCACAAATTATTATCAATGCAATTCAAGCCTTACAAAACCGATTTAAAAAATAA
- the pckA gene encoding phosphoenolpyruvate carboxykinase (ATP) encodes MSTVDMSTKLTELLTLPSVQHNLATPSLVERILDRKEGVLTETGAVSVATGKYTGRSPLDKFVVRDASVEKKINWGQVNQPIAPDTFSRLYEKVVNHLKKKDELFVFDGFAGADEKYQLPLRVINEYAWHNLFARQLFIRPDKDADLKIHKPEFTIVSAPDFKADPAIDGTNSETFIIISFEKRIILIGGTEYAGEMKKSIFSVMNFLLPEQDILSMHCSANVGSEGDVSLFFGLSGTGKTTLSADENRRLIGDDEHGWSNSGVFNIEGGCYAKCIGLTKEKEPQIFDAIRFGAVLENVFVDPKTKAPDYNDNALTENTRAAYPLESIDNIIKPSVAGHPSTIIFLTADATGTLPPISKLTKEQAMYHFLSGYTSKLAGTERGVTAPEATFSTCFGSPFLPLPATVYAEMLGKKIVEHGVDVYLVNTGWTGGVYGVGQRMNLAYTRAMVQAALEGELANVETVQDGIFGLHMPMHVPGVPDEVLQPFKTWKNPEEYKNAATTLAYQFKENFKKFSTNNSKIEKLGGPIV; translated from the coding sequence ATGAGTACTGTCGATATGTCAACAAAATTAACTGAACTATTAACGCTTCCGTCTGTTCAACATAACCTTGCAACACCTTCTCTTGTTGAACGTATTTTAGATCGTAAAGAAGGTGTATTAACAGAAACAGGAGCCGTCAGTGTTGCAACAGGAAAGTACACAGGGCGTTCTCCTCTTGACAAATTTGTTGTTCGTGATGCTTCTGTCGAAAAAAAAATCAATTGGGGGCAGGTAAACCAACCAATTGCTCCTGATACGTTTTCTCGTTTATATGAGAAAGTTGTAAATCATTTAAAGAAAAAAGATGAACTTTTTGTATTTGATGGTTTTGCAGGGGCAGACGAGAAATACCAGCTTCCTCTTCGCGTTATTAATGAATATGCATGGCACAATCTATTTGCGCGTCAGCTATTTATCCGCCCTGACAAAGATGCGGATTTAAAGATTCATAAGCCTGAGTTTACAATTGTATCAGCACCTGACTTCAAAGCAGATCCGGCTATAGATGGCACAAACTCTGAAACATTCATTATTATTTCTTTTGAAAAGCGCATTATCTTAATTGGAGGAACAGAATATGCTGGGGAAATGAAAAAATCCATTTTCTCTGTTATGAACTTCCTTCTTCCTGAGCAAGATATTTTATCAATGCATTGTTCAGCGAACGTTGGCAGTGAAGGTGATGTTTCCCTTTTCTTCGGTTTATCTGGAACAGGAAAGACAACCCTTTCTGCAGATGAAAATCGCCGTCTTATTGGAGATGACGAGCACGGATGGTCAAATTCTGGCGTCTTTAATATTGAAGGTGGATGCTATGCTAAATGTATTGGTTTAACAAAAGAAAAAGAGCCTCAAATTTTTGATGCTATCCGTTTTGGAGCAGTACTTGAGAACGTTTTTGTAGATCCAAAAACGAAAGCTCCGGACTATAATGATAATGCACTAACGGAAAATACAAGAGCAGCTTATCCACTTGAGTCTATTGATAATATTATAAAACCAAGTGTTGCAGGTCACCCTTCAACAATCATCTTTCTTACAGCAGATGCAACAGGTACGCTACCTCCAATTAGCAAACTAACAAAAGAACAAGCTATGTATCATTTCTTAAGCGGATACACTAGTAAACTAGCAGGAACAGAACGAGGTGTCACAGCACCTGAAGCTACATTCTCTACGTGCTTTGGCTCTCCATTCCTTCCTCTTCCTGCTACTGTATATGCTGAGATGCTTGGAAAGAAAATTGTAGAGCACGGTGTGGACGTTTATCTTGTAAACACAGGATGGACTGGCGGCGTTTATGGTGTTGGCCAACGTATGAACCTAGCTTACACACGCGCAATGGTTCAAGCAGCACTTGAAGGTGAACTTGCTAATGTAGAAACAGTTCAAGACGGTATTTTTGGGCTTCATATGCCAATGCATGTTCCTGGAGTGCCAGATGAAGTTCTGCAGCCTTTCAAGACGTGGAAAAACCCTGAGGAATATAAAAATGCAGCAACAACGCTTGCATATCAATTCAAAGAGAATTTCAAAAAATTCTCAACAAACAATTCTAAGATTGAAAAGCTTGGTGGACCAATCGTTTAA
- a CDS encoding DUF2584 domain-containing protein: MGMPMELNTMIVTKGNEERVGENEFALEKSGYRLYPLDIPIDIRTTKEGESRGRAIIKKIEWSKETTFLTYEFISLNSTN; this comes from the coding sequence ATGGGTATGCCAATGGAGCTAAACACGATGATTGTAACAAAAGGCAACGAAGAAAGAGTAGGGGAGAACGAGTTTGCACTTGAAAAAAGTGGATACCGTCTTTACCCACTTGATATTCCAATTGACATCCGTACGACTAAAGAAGGCGAAAGTCGAGGACGAGCAATCATAAAGAAAATAGAATGGTCCAAAGAAACGACTTTTTTAACATATGAGTTCATTTCCTTGAATTCTACAAACTAA
- the metK gene encoding methionine adenosyltransferase codes for MSVKRRLFTSESVTEGHPDKICDQISDSILDAILENDPNARVACETSVTTGLVLVAGEITTSTYVDIPKIVRETIKGIGYTRAKYGFDAETCAVLTSIDEQSADIAQGVDQALEAREGSMSEEEIEAIGAGDQGLMFGFACNETKELMPLPISLSHRLARRLAEVRKEEILPYLRPDAKTQVTVEYDENDKPVRIDTIVISTQHHPEITLEQIQRNVKEYVINPVVPAELIDEETKYFINPTGRFVIGGPQGDAGLTGRKIIVDTYGGYARHGGGAFSGKDPTKVDRSAAYAARYVAKNIVAAGLADKCEVQLAYAIGVAQPVSISIDTFKTGKVSEEVLVDVVRNNFDLRPAGIINMLNLRRPIYKQTAAYGHFGRTDVELPWELTDKAEALRTQALEK; via the coding sequence ATGTCAGTTAAACGTCGTTTATTTACTTCTGAGTCTGTGACAGAAGGCCACCCAGATAAAATTTGTGACCAAATTTCGGACTCAATCCTTGATGCTATTTTAGAAAATGACCCTAATGCTCGTGTTGCTTGTGAAACATCTGTAACAACTGGTTTAGTATTAGTAGCAGGGGAAATTACAACTTCTACTTATGTGGATATCCCGAAAATTGTTCGTGAAACAATTAAAGGAATTGGTTACACTCGTGCAAAATATGGTTTTGATGCTGAAACTTGTGCTGTATTAACATCTATTGATGAGCAATCTGCTGATATCGCTCAAGGTGTTGACCAAGCTCTTGAAGCTCGTGAAGGATCAATGTCTGAAGAAGAAATTGAAGCAATTGGAGCAGGAGACCAAGGTCTTATGTTCGGATTTGCTTGTAATGAAACAAAAGAGCTTATGCCTCTTCCAATTTCATTATCACACCGTTTAGCTCGTCGCTTAGCAGAAGTACGTAAAGAAGAAATTCTTCCTTACCTTCGTCCAGATGCTAAAACACAAGTAACAGTTGAATATGATGAAAATGATAAACCTGTTCGTATTGATACAATTGTTATTTCAACGCAGCATCATCCAGAAATTACGCTTGAGCAAATTCAACGTAATGTAAAAGAATATGTTATTAACCCAGTTGTACCAGCAGAGCTTATTGATGAAGAAACAAAATACTTCATCAACCCAACAGGTCGTTTTGTAATTGGTGGCCCTCAAGGTGATGCAGGTTTAACTGGACGTAAAATCATCGTTGATACGTACGGTGGATATGCTCGCCACGGTGGTGGAGCTTTCTCTGGTAAAGATCCAACAAAAGTGGACCGCTCAGCAGCATATGCTGCTCGTTACGTAGCAAAGAACATTGTTGCTGCAGGTTTAGCTGACAAATGTGAAGTACAGCTTGCATACGCAATTGGTGTTGCACAACCTGTATCAATTTCAATTGATACGTTCAAAACAGGCAAAGTATCTGAAGAAGTACTTGTTGACGTTGTTCGCAACAACTTTGATCTTCGCCCAGCTGGAATTATCAACATGTTGAACCTACGTCGTCCAATTTATAAGCAAACTGCTGCTTATGGACACTTTGGTCGTACTGATGTTGAACTACCATGGGAATTAACGGATAAAGCTGAAGCTCTTCGTACTCAAGCCCTTGAAAAATAA
- a CDS encoding ABC transporter ATP-binding protein: protein MTFLDVQNISHTYFSKKQATSVLENISFTLEEGEFISLLGPSGCGKTTLLSIISGLLSPTEGSILIQDQKMKDRKDLIGYMLQQDYLFNWKTIKENVLLGPKIKKQKSAEWEEKATALLETVGLPNVESLYPSELSGGMRQRVSLVRTLITNPQLLLLDEPFSALDFQTKLKLEDLVGETLKNFNKTAVLVTHDIGEAIAMSDRIFLLSRNPGRLSKTFIVPQSLRRLSPLAARQHEEYNALFQRIWKEFERLEQ from the coding sequence ATGACATTTCTTGATGTTCAAAACATAAGCCATACGTACTTCTCAAAAAAGCAGGCTACTTCCGTTCTTGAGAACATTTCATTCACTCTTGAAGAAGGCGAATTTATTTCTCTTTTAGGACCGAGTGGCTGTGGAAAAACAACGCTTCTTTCTATCATTTCTGGACTCCTTTCCCCCACAGAAGGGAGCATACTTATCCAAGATCAAAAAATGAAAGACCGTAAAGACTTAATTGGCTATATGCTTCAACAAGATTATTTGTTTAATTGGAAAACGATAAAAGAAAATGTCCTTCTTGGGCCTAAAATCAAAAAGCAAAAGTCAGCAGAATGGGAGGAAAAGGCGACAGCTCTCTTAGAAACTGTTGGATTGCCAAATGTAGAATCCCTCTATCCAAGCGAGCTTTCAGGTGGGATGAGGCAGCGTGTTTCACTCGTTCGTACCCTCATTACGAATCCACAGCTTTTATTACTTGATGAACCCTTTTCAGCGTTAGATTTTCAAACCAAATTAAAGCTTGAAGATCTTGTTGGAGAAACGTTAAAGAATTTCAATAAAACTGCCGTTCTTGTTACACACGATATTGGTGAAGCCATTGCAATGAGCGACCGTATTTTTCTTCTTTCAAGAAATCCGGGGAGGCTTTCTAAAACATTTATCGTTCCTCAAAGTTTACGGAGATTATCACCGCTTGCAGCACGTCAACATGAAGAATATAATGCCTTATTTCAACGCATTTGGAAGGAGTTTGAACGTCTTGAACAATAA
- a CDS encoding YvrJ family protein encodes MMESISIVSLIQHAGFPIAMTFYLLSRFEKRMENLEREVSQLRALLQGRKEG; translated from the coding sequence ATGATGGAAAGTATAAGCATTGTCTCTCTTATCCAGCATGCAGGATTTCCGATAGCTATGACATTCTACTTGTTATCTCGTTTTGAGAAGCGCATGGAAAATTTAGAACGCGAAGTATCCCAACTTCGTGCACTTCTGCAAGGTAGAAAGGAAGGATAA
- a CDS encoding ABC transporter ATP-binding protein: MISIKNISHSFKIGKKGTEETVPVLKDVSMDIPKGEITCIVGKSGSGKSTLLNLISGYIAPTEGTIEINNQTVTNFNEKEWAQFRLEHFGFIFQNFQLIPSLTTYENIELPLTLKGMRKSHRKQKVLEILQTVGLENHRNHYPNELSGGQQQRVSIARALVLNPSIILADEPTGSLDSETERVILSFIQTLNKQYGITFVMITHDEEVSSIAHHKLHLHDGVLRKEGVKNEF, from the coding sequence ATGATTAGCATAAAAAACATTTCCCATTCTTTTAAAATTGGCAAAAAAGGCACAGAAGAGACCGTTCCTGTCTTAAAAGATGTTTCTATGGACATTCCTAAAGGTGAAATTACCTGTATTGTTGGAAAAAGTGGCTCCGGTAAATCAACGCTTCTTAACTTAATTTCTGGTTACATTGCTCCAACAGAAGGAACCATCGAAATCAATAATCAAACGGTCACAAACTTCAATGAAAAGGAATGGGCTCAGTTTCGTCTTGAGCATTTTGGGTTCATCTTTCAAAACTTTCAACTTATCCCTAGCCTTACTACATATGAAAATATTGAACTGCCGCTTACCTTAAAAGGTATGCGCAAGTCCCACCGAAAACAAAAGGTTCTAGAAATTCTACAAACAGTTGGATTAGAGAACCACCGTAATCATTATCCTAATGAGCTTTCAGGCGGACAGCAGCAGCGTGTTAGTATCGCAAGAGCGCTTGTTTTGAACCCTTCTATTATTCTTGCAGATGAACCAACAGGAAGCTTAGATTCGGAGACTGAGAGAGTTATTCTTTCTTTCATTCAAACGTTAAATAAACAATATGGAATTACATTTGTCATGATTACTCATGATGAAGAAGTATCCTCTATCGCACATCATAAGCTTCACTTACACGATGGTGTACTACGCAAAGAAGGTGTAAAAAATGAATTTTAA
- a CDS encoding ABC transporter permease produces MNNNKNTTFLHEQYLRTLKREKVYVRLFQLLILVSFFVLWEVGSRTKILDPLIFSSPVKVSELFIEKLMDGSLLQHTSVTLFETLLGFLIGTLAGILLASLLWWSPKLAKILDPYLVVLNAMPKVALGPILIVAIGPNFSSILIMGALISVIITTIVIYTSFKEVDPNYVKVLRIFNASRLQCFKEAILPSSFPAIISTFKVNVGLSWVGVIVGEFLVSSQGLGYMIIYGFQVFNFTLVLLSLLLIAILATLMYQGVAILEKKLMK; encoded by the coding sequence TTGAACAATAATAAAAATACAACCTTCCTTCATGAACAGTATTTGCGTACCTTAAAAAGAGAAAAAGTTTATGTTCGTCTTTTTCAACTTCTTATTCTCGTTTCTTTTTTTGTTCTATGGGAAGTTGGTTCGCGAACAAAAATTTTAGATCCGCTTATTTTCAGTTCCCCTGTTAAAGTGAGCGAGCTTTTTATTGAAAAGCTGATGGATGGCTCTCTGCTACAGCATACAAGCGTCACTCTTTTTGAAACACTGCTCGGGTTTTTAATTGGGACGCTTGCTGGGATTTTACTTGCATCGCTTCTTTGGTGGTCGCCAAAGCTTGCTAAAATTCTTGATCCTTACCTTGTTGTATTAAATGCCATGCCTAAAGTAGCGCTCGGACCGATTCTGATTGTTGCGATTGGTCCCAACTTTTCCTCCATTCTAATTATGGGGGCGCTCATTTCTGTAATTATTACTACCATTGTTATTTATACATCATTTAAAGAAGTGGATCCTAACTATGTAAAAGTGCTTCGTATTTTCAATGCTTCACGACTTCAATGTTTTAAAGAAGCCATCCTACCAAGTTCTTTTCCAGCTATCATTTCTACTTTTAAAGTGAACGTTGGATTATCTTGGGTAGGCGTTATTGTCGGGGAATTCCTCGTTTCAAGTCAAGGGCTCGGTTATATGATTATTTATGGATTCCAAGTCTTTAATTTTACCCTTGTGCTTCTAAGCCTCTTGCTTATTGCCATTTTAGCTACGCTTATGTATCAAGGCGTTGCTATTCTTGAAAAAAAGTTGATGAAATAA
- a CDS encoding alpha/beta hydrolase family protein gives MLNGTVVSKQRFPSPNPHVLLHIVEYMVDGLRVKGLLAEPVANGRYDGFLYLRGGIKSVGMVRVGRIVQFASEGFVVMAPFYRGNQGGEGNEDFAGEDRYDALSALRVLEQHSKVDEDNIHVFGFSRGGVMALLVAELSDTVRSLVLWGGVTDMVLTYNERKDLRRMMKRVIGGSPNKVPEAYKWRTPLYEVDRISCPVLLIHGVQDENVSVQHAYKLEEELKKLNHTYEAWYFEGFTHYFPPRENRRIVHSLTSWMKKHSSLSQV, from the coding sequence TTGCTAAATGGAACGGTAGTTAGTAAGCAGCGATTTCCATCACCCAATCCGCATGTGCTCCTTCATATTGTGGAATATATGGTGGATGGATTGCGTGTTAAAGGGCTTTTGGCAGAGCCTGTAGCTAACGGAAGATACGACGGTTTTTTATATTTGAGAGGAGGCATTAAAAGCGTTGGCATGGTTCGAGTTGGTCGAATTGTTCAATTTGCTTCAGAAGGGTTTGTTGTTATGGCCCCTTTTTATAGAGGAAACCAAGGGGGAGAAGGAAATGAAGATTTTGCAGGAGAAGATCGTTATGACGCGCTGAGTGCTTTGAGAGTGCTTGAGCAACATTCAAAAGTAGACGAAGATAATATTCACGTTTTTGGATTTTCAAGAGGAGGAGTAATGGCTCTTCTTGTTGCTGAATTATCCGATACTGTTCGCTCTCTTGTATTATGGGGAGGCGTAACAGACATGGTGCTCACCTACAATGAGCGAAAAGACTTGCGTAGAATGATGAAGCGCGTTATTGGAGGAAGTCCAAATAAGGTGCCAGAGGCTTACAAGTGGCGTACGCCTCTTTATGAAGTGGATCGAATTTCTTGTCCTGTACTGCTTATACATGGAGTACAAGATGAAAATGTCTCAGTGCAACATGCTTACAAATTAGAAGAAGAACTCAAAAAGTTAAATCATACATATGAGGCATGGTACTTTGAGGGGTTTACACATTACTTTCCACCACGTGAAAATCGCCGAATTGTTCATTCACTTACAAGCTGGATGAAGAAGCATTCCAGTCTTTCACAGGTTTGA
- a CDS encoding ABC transporter substrate-binding protein, whose product MKKGKVYLSIALLLVCLSLFGCSQETKKTVRVGEVTHSIFYAPQYVAVSKGYFEEEGLEVELKTTWGGDKTMTSLLSDGIDVALVGSETSIYVQSQGADDPVVNFAQLTENDGTFLVAREKIENFSWEQLKGSTFLGQRKGGMPQMVGEYVLKQHNIDPKQDLELIQNIDFANVANAFASGTGDYVQLFEPTASIFEQQGKGHIVASFGTESGKVPYTSFMAKESYLTENEETMEKFTRALYKAQKWVDEHSAEEVAKEIAPQFEDTSLETIETVVDRYKSQDSYAKDPLLNKAEWNQLEEIMKEAGELPKNVDYTKLVNTKIAKKAMEE is encoded by the coding sequence ATGAAAAAAGGTAAAGTTTATTTATCTATAGCTCTTCTCTTAGTTTGCTTAAGTTTGTTTGGATGTAGTCAAGAAACGAAAAAAACGGTCAGAGTCGGGGAAGTAACGCATTCTATCTTTTACGCTCCACAGTATGTGGCTGTTTCCAAAGGTTATTTTGAAGAAGAAGGATTAGAGGTTGAATTAAAAACAACTTGGGGCGGAGACAAAACAATGACGTCTTTACTATCAGACGGCATAGATGTTGCTCTCGTTGGTTCTGAAACATCCATTTATGTGCAATCTCAAGGAGCAGATGATCCTGTCGTTAACTTTGCACAGTTAACAGAAAACGATGGAACTTTTTTAGTAGCAAGAGAAAAAATAGAGAACTTCTCATGGGAACAGCTTAAAGGTTCTACATTTCTCGGTCAGCGTAAAGGTGGCATGCCACAAATGGTTGGTGAGTATGTATTAAAGCAGCATAATATTGATCCTAAACAAGATTTAGAGCTTATCCAAAATATTGATTTTGCAAACGTTGCGAATGCCTTTGCATCAGGAACAGGTGATTATGTACAGCTTTTTGAACCAACGGCAAGTATTTTTGAACAACAAGGAAAAGGCCATATTGTTGCCTCATTTGGAACCGAATCAGGGAAAGTTCCTTACACTTCTTTTATGGCGAAAGAAAGCTACCTTACTGAAAATGAAGAAACAATGGAGAAATTCACACGCGCTCTTTATAAAGCGCAAAAATGGGTTGATGAGCACAGCGCAGAGGAAGTAGCAAAAGAGATTGCTCCTCAGTTTGAAGATACGTCCTTAGAAACAATTGAAACTGTTGTTGATCGTTACAAGTCACAAGATTCCTATGCAAAAGATCCTTTGCTAAACAAAGCAGAGTGGAATCAGCTTGAGGAAATTATGAAAGAAGCAGGCGAACTACCTAAAAATGTAGATTATACAAAACTTGTAAACACGAAGATAGCCAAAAAGGCTATGGAAGAGTAG
- a CDS encoding sigma-70 family RNA polymerase sigma factor, whose product MKPFHSLPNNSLLKHFFSSPSHQRKFENYQQNPSKQTKKELDQAFKCFYEEVRLVAYFSRFLSSEAIVFKKKIQKYEYTHSFVLDKPVFENNREPRINMIEDNNFFNYYHQHEEHIEECITNEYTYHCVKMLTKREKIVLYLHFYVCLTNVEIAQKLAVSPQAISKTKKNALRKLRRSRI is encoded by the coding sequence ATGAAACCTTTTCATTCTTTGCCTAATAACTCCTTATTAAAGCATTTTTTCTCTTCACCTTCTCACCAAAGAAAGTTTGAGAACTACCAGCAGAATCCAAGCAAGCAAACAAAAAAAGAGCTTGATCAAGCTTTTAAATGTTTTTATGAGGAAGTTCGACTTGTCGCATACTTTTCTCGATTTCTTTCTTCAGAAGCTATCGTTTTTAAAAAGAAGATTCAAAAATATGAATATACTCACTCTTTTGTATTGGATAAACCAGTGTTTGAAAATAACAGAGAGCCTAGAATAAATATGATTGAGGATAACAATTTTTTTAATTATTATCATCAGCATGAGGAACATATAGAGGAATGTATTACAAACGAATACACTTATCACTGTGTCAAAATGCTTACAAAACGCGAAAAAATCGTTCTCTATCTACATTTTTATGTTTGTTTAACAAACGTTGAAATTGCTCAAAAGCTAGCTGTCTCTCCCCAAGCCATCTCAAAAACGAAAAAAAATGCCCTGAGAAAACTGAGGAGGTCTAGAATATGA